In the Methanosphaera stadtmanae DSM 3091 genome, AAATTTGTTGATAATGTAATTAAATATGCAAAAAAAGCTATAAAAGAATAATGAAAAAATAATTTCTTATTCTTTTTTTTTAAATTATATGACTTATCAAAGTATAATTTTCTTTTTTTAGAATTTAAAAATGTTTTCTTTTTTAAATTAATATTTTACTATCATTTAATCTAGGATTTAACTTCTTAATCTAGGAATATTCTAACACTCTATGTTAAGAAGTAATTCAATGAAAAACTAAATCATAGAAAATGTTATTATAACAAAAATATACTGAAAATATATTAATAACAAATAGTAATAATAAGTAATTGTATACATAAATAATATATTAATAGAAAAAAGAATTTTTAAAATAAATCATAATGCTAAAATAATTAAAATAAAAAAGAGGTAGATATATATGCGACAATTTTCAGAAGCAGGTTATGACAGAGCATTAACAGTATTCAGTCCAGATGGACGTTTATTCCAAATTGAATATGCACGAGAAGCAGTGAAAAGAGGAACTACATCTGTTGGAATTATTTCAAAAGAAGGAGTAGTTTTTGCTGTTGATAAAAAAATTAAAAGCAAACTAATTGTTCCATCATCAATTGAAAAAATATTCAAAATAGATGATCATATTGCTACTGCTTCAAGTGGACTTGTAGCTGATGCTAGAAGATTAATTGATATTGCTAGAAATCAAGCACAAGTAAATAAATTACAGTACCATGAACCAATCACTGTTACAGGATTAGCAAAATATCTTGGTGACTTAGAACAAATGTACACCCAAAGTGGAGGTGTAAGACCATTTGGTATTTCCTTAATCATTGGTGGTGTATCTGATGGAGAATGTAGAATCTATGAAACTGATCCAAGTGGTGCATTAGTTGAATATAAAGCTACAGCAATAGGTCTTGGAAGAGATAAAACCTTAAATTTATTTGAAGATAAGTATGAAGACGAT is a window encoding:
- the psmA gene encoding archaeal proteasome endopeptidase complex subunit alpha, with the protein product MRQFSEAGYDRALTVFSPDGRLFQIEYAREAVKRGTTSVGIISKEGVVFAVDKKIKSKLIVPSSIEKIFKIDDHIATASSGLVADARRLIDIARNQAQVNKLQYHEPITVTGLAKYLGDLEQMYTQSGGVRPFGISLIIGGVSDGECRIYETDPSGALVEYKATAIGLGRDKTLNLFEDKYEDDLTLDEAIDLAIEGIYVATDGKVADDSIEISVIEKENAKYRKFNEDEIEKYVQKLLDRKEQEQKDAEEKRKAEEEAKKAEEEAKKAEEEAKESSDDENEDINEE